From Lewinellaceae bacterium:
GCCTGCACCTGCTCTACTTCAGCCTCAACCGGGCCTTTACCCTCGAACCCCGCCTCGGGCTGGAATGGCAGCTCAACTCCCGCGAGTCGGTCAAGCTGGGGGCGGGAATGCACAGCTACATCGGGCACCTGAGCAGTTACCTGTACCACTCTATATATGATTTCGACGTGCAGCCGTTCCGCAACCGGCACCTGCCCAAGTCCCTGCAGTTTGTACTGGGCTACGGCCTTCGCCTGTCTAATGACTGGCACATCCGGCCGGAAATCTACTACCAGCACATCTTCGACGCCGCCGTGAGCAGCGATCCCGAGCAGCCGTGGGTTTCCGTACTCAACGTACTCAACAACTACGACGTGTTCGACTCCGCAGACATGCCCATTTCAAACCAGGGCAGGGGCAGGAATTTCGGCTTCGAGTTCACTGCTGAAAAGCTGTTCTCCCGGGGCTATTACCTCCTGCTGTCGTCCTCGGTCTACGATTCCCGCTATTCCACCGCAGACGGCCGCTGGTTCAGCACCCGCTTCAACGGCAACTACATCTTCAACCTGCTGGGAGGCAGAGAATTTACCTTCCGGAAAAACAATCAATTGGGCGTCAACGCCAAATTCATCTACGCCGGCGGCAACCGCTATTCCCGGATCAACGAGGAGGCTTCCAAAGCCCGCGGGTTAGAAGTGCTCAACCCGAATTACATCAACAGCGAAAAAGCGCCGGATTATACCAGGGTGGACCTGTTGCTGAGCTATACGGCCAACAATCCCAGGGTTACCCATAAATTTACGCTGGACATCCAGAACCTGTTCCAGCGCCGCAACGTCCTGGAATACTACTTCAGCCCTGCCGAGAACCGGGTGATGACAGCTTACCAGGTGAAATTCCTCTTCGACCTCCGGTATCGGTTGGTTTTTTAACGTGAGGTTTGAGGATAAGAATTAGGATTATAGCCTATTATCTGAATTTTTGATCGAAGAAATGTACGATGTACGGGCTGGACAGGGACTCTGAGATGGACGATGGACGATCGGGCAGGCGCCCCGTACATCCTACACCGCGTACACCCTGCTCCGCCGCGGCCGAGCGGGCAGGCGTACACAACCCTGGATAAATTCGTAGCTAATAACATTCTTCAATGCCAAACCTTACGGTTTTTTAGTTTGTCCAGGCTCCTTTGTGGACTGACCGACAAAACCGGACAACCTCCGGCTTTTTGCGCTACCCCTCTCCGGAAAGCTTGTTATATTTGGGGTTCACGAAAAAACAATTCATGAATACCCGGAAAGTACAGCTCACTCTATTTTGTATGGCCTTCGCGCTTTCTTTGCCTGCTCAGGGCACGCTGAACGTAAGCCTCTTCGCTCAGTACAACCGGGGCGACGGGCGCGCCTCCGGCTCCTGGGCCTACGTGGCGCCCGACGGTTCGGAATACGCCGTGCTGGGCGCGCAAACCGGCACCTCTATCATTCGGATCGACGATCCGGATAGCGTCCAGGAAGTGGGTTTTGTGCCGGGTTACAGTTCCAACTGGCGGGAGGTGACGGTCGTGGGCGATCACGCTTATGTCGTTACCGAAGGCTCTGGTTCCCCCCACTACGGCATGCAGGTCATCGACCTCTCCCAACTGCCGCACGCCACCACCCTGGTGACGGCGTATTCCGAAACCTTCGGGCGGGGGCACATCATCCAGAAGGACATCTTCAGCGAGGCGCCTTACGTCTATGTCTGCGGCACCCAAACCACTCAGGGCGTGCACATCATCGACGTTTCCGACCCGGCCAACCCCGTCCAGGCGGGCCTATACCAACCCGGTTACTACATCCACGACTGCCACGTGCGGGACACCCTGCTCTTCGCCGCCGCTTTCTACAACGGCACCATCGATATCGTCAGCATTGCCGACAAGAGCGCTCCCCGGCTCATCGCTTCTATCGAAGACCCCGGGGGAAATACTCATAGTTTTTCTACCACCGAACAACTGGACTACCTCTTCGTAGCCGACGAGCTCGACGGCCTGCCCGGCCGCATTTTCAACATCGAAGACCTGGACAACCCCCGGGAAGTGGCCACCTGGACCGCCAACTCCGCCAGCCTGGTGCACAACCCTTACATCCGGGGCGATTTTGCGTTTATCTCCCACAACACCGAAGGCCTGCGCGTGCTGGACATCGCCGACCCGGAAGTGCCAGTGGAGGTTGGTTATTACGACACCTACAGCGGCGCGAGCGGCGGCTTCCACGGCCTGTGGTCCGCTTTCCCCTATTTCCCCTCCGGCAAGATCATCGGCGGCAACCGGGAGGACGGGCTTTACGTCTGGACGTTCAACAATACCCGCGCCGGCAGGATTTACGGCCAGGTGGTGGACTCGCTGAGCGGGGAACCTATTTTCAATGCCGCCGTACAGGTGGGAGAAACTCAGGATTTCTTTACTTCCGATATGCAGGGGGAATTTAAACGAGGCTACCTGCCCGGAACTTATACCTTGCAGGTGTATGCCGCCGGTTATCCCACCAAGACGGCCACCGTCACTTTAGCCGAAGGCAGCCAGGAGCAGGTGTTGATCGTACTAGCGCAGGAGGTGAACAATACGGGAGGGCTTACGCTGGCAAGCAGCCGTTTGGAAGTGGCGCCCAATCCCGTCCGGGAGCAGGCCGTCGTGTGGTTGGAGAATATGCCGGAGGTCAATGTGGCGGTATTGCTGAATGCCGCAGGGCAGGAAGTGGAACGCTATTCCGTGCGCGGGTTGCCCTCTTTTATTATAGGACGGCAGGGTAAGGCGGCAGGAGTTTACTGGCTGGTGGTGTATGGAAAGCAGGGAAAAGCAATCGGAAAAGAAAAAGTAATGATGGGATGGTAGCATGAACATTCATTTTGCCTGAATGAGAAATAATGGCTAAATTGAATCAAAAACTACAGCAATGGGCACCGCCATGCGCAACCGGAACATCGAAGTAGAAGACCTGCCCCGTTACACCATCTCCGACTGGGAACAATGGGAAGGCAAATGGGAGCTGATCGATGGCATCCCGTTTGCCCTGTCTCCGATGCCCGGCAAGAAACACCAAAGGATCAATGGCCGGCTCTATATGGAATTTACCGGCCAGTTAGGCAATTGCCCGGATTGTGAAGCCTACCTGCCGGTAAACTACAAGGTCAATGATAGCAACCTGCTTCATCCCGACCTGCTGGTTGTCTGTGGGGAAGAAGAGGAAGGCACTTATATTTCTACTACCCCGCATCTGGTAGTAGAAATTATATCTTCATCCACCAAGACTAAAGACAAAAAGACCAAGCTTAAAATCTATCAGGCGTTGGGCATCCGCTATTACCTCATCATCGATCCCAGGGCGGAAACCATATCCGTATTTGAACTGGCCGAGGGGGGAGGCTATGAATTAAAGGCCGAAGGCAGGAATATTTCTTATGAATTCGAGTTTGGCGGATGCAAGATCGCCGTTGATTTTTCCAGGATTTGGAAGGGGAAGGAATAGGGGCAGGGTGCTGGGTTCCTTGTTGTTTGTTGACGGTTGTTGGTTGCCAGGGCGATTGGGCTGCCTAACTAACAACTATCAACCATCAACAGACAACAGGAGGTTTGCTGCTTCAAGCAATTACAGGCATGAACCTAAATCCGGCTTTTTACCATTGTCCACACAGTAATCCTAAATGGCCTTTAAAACTCAATCGGCACTCTAACCACCGTATTTTCCCACCCCATTATCATGTGCGCGCCGTTATCCGCCTGTTCGAAAGCGATGGAGAAGGCTTCAATAGGCTTATCGGAGGCTTCCGCCGGCACAGTGATGCTGGCCACGTTATTTTCCGGGTTGTAGGCATAAGCGCCCCAGCCGTCGAGATCGGTATTGAAAACGACCTCCCATTCCTTCTCGCCGGGGGTGGCGTAGACGGTATAGCGGCCCGCTTTTACTTCCTTTCCTCCGATGGCCACGTCTTTATAGAAGTGGATTTCAGTAGATTCATTGGCTCCCAGGCGCCAGGTTTCGCCGTATTTTACAATGCCGCCAAACACTTCGCGCTCTTTCATTTGGGGGCGGGAATACAGCACCCGGATAACCGGTTGGCTGGCTGCTTTTTCCTCATCGGTTTTGGCAAAAGCGCGGAAAGCGGCTCTCGGTGGGTAGTAGGCGGCATCCATTGGGCTCTTGTCCAGGTCGGAAAAATCCTGAGCGTTTCCTTGTGGCAGGAAGGCCAGCAAGGCGCCCATCAGCAGGGTGATCGTTAAAAGTCTGTTCATCATTGAACGGTTTTGGTTTAGGAAAAAAAAGAATAAGATTGAAACACTCCGGGAGGCAGAGTGTTGTTGCCTCCCAATATTATTCTGCCGGCGAGTGTCTTTATGAGGACAATACCTTCCCCTGCCTGGCGCCTCCCCATACGACTGGACATTTGCTGGGCTGTGTAAAAGTGTAAGCGTGTAAATGTGTAAAAGAATCAGAGGTTGCTAATCATTTACACATTTACACGAATAGCCCCAAAATGTCCAGTAGTGTAGCGCCTCCCCTCAGTTGATGATATTTTAATACATTTACATCAGTATAACTGTTACTGCCATGAAAAAACCGAACATGCTTTACCCGGGCCTCCTCATCCTGGCCGTTTTCCTTTCAGCTGCGCTTTATTCCTGCCGGGGCGAGGGCAGAGGGGCTGCCGATGCCGGCGAGCCTTTCCGGAATGCCGGGCGGCAGGCGCCGGGCGCGCCAGAACTAATTACAGACGCAGGGCAATTGCCGGGCATTCTGGACTACGAAGGGGAATTCCTTCAGGCGGCGCGGTGGCCCGGAGAAGGTTCCACTTACTACGCCATTGTTTCCAAATACGAACAGGGGGAATTTTTTTCTCCATCCCGGGTTTCCCGGCTAAACATTTACCTATTTGAAATAGACGAAGGGCAGGTGGCCGGCCGCCGTGCCTTCCAGGCCGAGGCGCCCAATAATTTTTCCAAAGTGGAGCTTCTCGGAGATCGCAGCCAGGCCATCCGCCTGCCGTCTGTAGGCATGGCCTTTTCTATCGTCTACTCGGTATGCCCGGAAGGCGCAGGCCCCTGCAGCCTGTTTTCCAGTGTGATCGGCGCAGAAGGGAAATACGACTTCCAGGTGCAGGAGGATGTAGAACCATCTGTATACCTGGAAGCCCGGCAATCCATGATGGCTGGCATTCCTGAAGATGTGCAGCAGCATATATTGGAACAATTGTTCGAATACAAGAATGTTGAATGACGATTTCCCCAAACTGCCCCGCTTCACTCCACGCTCCATACGCTCTGCTCCCGCCACACCATAGCCAGGGTAAAGGCAGAGATCAGGTGCCACACCCCCCACCAGGCGGCGACCATGGCCATGCCGCCCATGCCGTTGAAAAAATTAAAAATGAGGATGAGCCCCAGGGCGGAATTCTGTATGCCCGTCTCGATGGAAATGGCGCGGGCATCCTGCCGGCTGAGCCCGTTGCCTTTGGCCCACCAGTAGCCGGCGAGCAAGGCGAGGGCGTTGTGCACCAGGACGATCAGAAAGACGACGTGCAGGTAGTTGACGATGTTGTCGAAGTTGCCATACACGGCCACCACAATGAAGCCCAGAAAAATAGCCAGGGAAAGGAACCGGACCGGTTGTTTCAGGCGGGCAGCAAGCTTTGGAAAACGGTAGTTTAGAAACATGCCGATAAACAGGGGTAGGAGAATCAATTGCACAATGGTATTGACCATACTCAGAGGGTCGACGTAGATGGGCTGCCCCAGGGTTTCCACCCCCGGCACGAAAGGAGCCAGATAGGCAAAATAAAGGGGCGTAATGACAACAGCGCCCAGCGTGGAAACAGAAGTCATGAGCACCGAAAGGGCAGCATTGGCATTGGCCAGGTGCACGGCAAAGTTGGAGACATTGCCTCCCGGGCAGGCCGCCACCAGCACCATGCCCAGGGCGATGCTGGGCGCCGGGCGAAAGAAAAAAACCAGCCCCAGCGTCAACACGGGCAACAGGATCAGTTGGGAACTCAGCCCGACCAGAGGGGCCTTTGGCGAGCGAAATAATGCCCGGAAGTTGTCGAACCGCAGGTCCAGCGCCACGCCGAACATGAGAAAGGCCAGGCAGATATTGAGGAGGAATAGCTGCTCCGGGTTGAAGTTGATCTGTATGCTGTCTATGGCTTCCATACTTTTATAATCATTACAAATATAATCGTTATGAAAATAATGATTACAAAAATAATGATTACTTTTGTAACGGATTCCAAAATGAAAAATTCAACTCATGGCATCTCCTCACCACCTCTTTCGCCTCATCGCGCAGGTGCATCGCACCCGCAAGGCCGCAGTTGCCGGCCAGGCTGAACTGCTGGAAAAACACGAGCTGAGCCCGCTGGACTGGGCCATCCTCCGGAGCCTGCACGAAAACCCGCCCCAGTCGCAGGCTGGCGTAGCCCGCTCCGTCGGAAGGGCCCCCTCCAATGTCCGCTACCCGATTGAGGCGCTTTACCGAAGAGGCATTATACAGCGGGAACCCGACGGTGACGACCGCAGGGTCAACCTTACCTTTTTAAGCCCGAGAGGAGAAAGCCTGGTAAAAACCCTGCTCCCCGCCTTCCAGTCTGTCGACCAGGCCCTGCTGAATGGCCTGTCTGCAGGAGAACAACAGGAGCTGGAACGGCTGCTGCAAACCATACTGAAAAATACCCGGGAATCATGACCCTCCGCGTCCTCCTCATCGCCAATAGTTATACCCATTTTTACTACATTCGCAGAAACAGCAATTTATGAAGCCAATACTCACTTCTATATGCTTTTTCCTTCTGCTGTCGGCATCCGCCCAGGATGATCCGATACGCCAGCTGAAGCAGCAGGCACGGGAATCGGCCAGCGTCCTCGAAGGGCTGGACGGCAAGCCAGGCGGCCTGCGGGGCCAGATCGAAACCGACTACGCCTACCTGGAAAAACTGTACATCCACTATCATACCCATCCCGAATTGTCTTTTCAGGAAGTAGAAACGGCCAAACGCATGGCGGAAGAACTGCGCAAAATTGGCTTTGAAGTTGCCGAAAAGGTAGGCGGGAACGGCGTGGTGGGCGTACTGAAAAACGGCGCCGGGCCCACCGTTCTGGTAAGAGCGGATATGGACGCGCTGCCCATCGCTGAGGAGACCGGCAAGCCCTACGCCAGCACCGTCACCACCGAGGACGAAGCCGGCAATACCGTCGGGGTGATGCATGCCTGCGGCCACGATATACACATGACCGTATGGACCGGCGCCGCCCGCCGCCTGGCAGCGATGAAGGGCCAATGGAAAGGCACCCTGGTGTTCATCGGCCAACCCGCCGAGGAGCGCTCCGGCGGCGCCAACGCCATGCTGGCCGACGGCCTGTACGAGCGCTTTCCGGTTCCGGATTACGGAATCGCCCTGCACGACACCCCCGGCCTTCCGGCGGGCAAGGTGGGCTACTGCTCCGGCTACAGCCTCGCCAATGTAGATATGATGGACATCACCGTCTTCGGAAAAGGAGGCCACGGCGCCGCGCCGCAAGACACCAAAGACCCGGTGCTCTTGGCTTCCCGCATGGTGGTGGCCCTGCAATCCATCGTCAGCCGGGAGATTTCTCCCCTCGACCCGGCAGTCGTCACGGTGGGCTCCATCCACGGCGGCACCAAGGGCAACATCATCCCCGATGAAGTCAAACTGGAACTCACCATGCGCTCCTATTCCGACGAAGTGCGGATGGCGCTCATCGAAAAAATCAAAAGGATTTGCAACGGGGTGGCGATGTCGGCCGGGCTTTCCGAAGAACAATATCCCCAATACAAGCTGCGGGAGGAGTATACTCCCTCCGTTTACAACGACCCGGAACTGACGGAGCGCGTCCGCCAGGTTTTTGTCGAAACCCTGGGCGAAGAAAATGTAGAGCAGGTGCCCCCGGGCATGGTTGGCGAAGACTTTGCCCGCTACGGCCGCACCGATGAACAGGTGCCCATCGTCCTGTTCTGGCTGGGCGCGGCCGACCCCGAAGCATACGAGGCGGCTCAACGCGGCGAGCTGAGCCTGCCCTCCCTGCACAGTTCCAAATTCGCTCCGCTGCCCGAACCGACGATCAAAACGGGGGTGGCGGCGATGACGGCGGCGGTGCTGGAGCTGCTGGGGGAGTGAGGGGTGGGGGCAATGGAACACT
This genomic window contains:
- a CDS encoding DUF2911 domain-containing protein → MNRLLTITLLMGALLAFLPQGNAQDFSDLDKSPMDAAYYPPRAAFRAFAKTDEEKAASQPVIRVLYSRPQMKEREVFGGIVKYGETWRLGANESTEIHFYKDVAIGGKEVKAGRYTVYATPGEKEWEVVFNTDLDGWGAYAYNPENNVASITVPAEASDKPIEAFSIAFEQADNGAHMIMGWENTVVRVPIEF
- a CDS encoding amidohydrolase, which produces MKPILTSICFFLLLSASAQDDPIRQLKQQARESASVLEGLDGKPGGLRGQIETDYAYLEKLYIHYHTHPELSFQEVETAKRMAEELRKIGFEVAEKVGGNGVVGVLKNGAGPTVLVRADMDALPIAEETGKPYASTVTTEDEAGNTVGVMHACGHDIHMTVWTGAARRLAAMKGQWKGTLVFIGQPAEERSGGANAMLADGLYERFPVPDYGIALHDTPGLPAGKVGYCSGYSLANVDMMDITVFGKGGHGAAPQDTKDPVLLASRMVVALQSIVSREISPLDPAVVTVGSIHGGTKGNIIPDEVKLELTMRSYSDEVRMALIEKIKRICNGVAMSAGLSEEQYPQYKLREEYTPSVYNDPELTERVRQVFVETLGEENVEQVPPGMVGEDFARYGRTDEQVPIVLFWLGAADPEAYEAAQRGELSLPSLHSSKFAPLPEPTIKTGVAAMTAAVLELLGE
- a CDS encoding Uma2 family endonuclease; the encoded protein is MGTAMRNRNIEVEDLPRYTISDWEQWEGKWELIDGIPFALSPMPGKKHQRINGRLYMEFTGQLGNCPDCEAYLPVNYKVNDSNLLHPDLLVVCGEEEEGTYISTTPHLVVEIISSSTKTKDKKTKLKIYQALGIRYYLIIDPRAETISVFELAEGGGYELKAEGRNISYEFEFGGCKIAVDFSRIWKGKE
- a CDS encoding MarR family transcriptional regulator — translated: MASPHHLFRLIAQVHRTRKAAVAGQAELLEKHELSPLDWAILRSLHENPPQSQAGVARSVGRAPSNVRYPIEALYRRGIIQREPDGDDRRVNLTFLSPRGESLVKTLLPAFQSVDQALLNGLSAGEQQELERLLQTILKNTRES
- a CDS encoding bile acid:sodium symporter family protein, giving the protein MEAIDSIQINFNPEQLFLLNICLAFLMFGVALDLRFDNFRALFRSPKAPLVGLSSQLILLPVLTLGLVFFFRPAPSIALGMVLVAACPGGNVSNFAVHLANANAALSVLMTSVSTLGAVVITPLYFAYLAPFVPGVETLGQPIYVDPLSMVNTIVQLILLPLFIGMFLNYRFPKLAARLKQPVRFLSLAIFLGFIVVAVYGNFDNIVNYLHVVFLIVLVHNALALLAGYWWAKGNGLSRQDARAISIETGIQNSALGLILIFNFFNGMGGMAMVAAWWGVWHLISAFTLAMVWREQSVWSVE
- a CDS encoding choice-of-anchor B family protein, which codes for MNTRKVQLTLFCMAFALSLPAQGTLNVSLFAQYNRGDGRASGSWAYVAPDGSEYAVLGAQTGTSIIRIDDPDSVQEVGFVPGYSSNWREVTVVGDHAYVVTEGSGSPHYGMQVIDLSQLPHATTLVTAYSETFGRGHIIQKDIFSEAPYVYVCGTQTTQGVHIIDVSDPANPVQAGLYQPGYYIHDCHVRDTLLFAAAFYNGTIDIVSIADKSAPRLIASIEDPGGNTHSFSTTEQLDYLFVADELDGLPGRIFNIEDLDNPREVATWTANSASLVHNPYIRGDFAFISHNTEGLRVLDIADPEVPVEVGYYDTYSGASGGFHGLWSAFPYFPSGKIIGGNREDGLYVWTFNNTRAGRIYGQVVDSLSGEPIFNAAVQVGETQDFFTSDMQGEFKRGYLPGTYTLQVYAAGYPTKTATVTLAEGSQEQVLIVLAQEVNNTGGLTLASSRLEVAPNPVREQAVVWLENMPEVNVAVLLNAAGQEVERYSVRGLPSFIIGRQGKAAGVYWLVVYGKQGKAIGKEKVMMGW